GCCATGTTCGTCGTGCTGCTGCTCACCATCTGGAGAACGACCGGCACGTGCATGGTGCTCTTCCTCGCGGGCCTGCAGGCGGTGCCCGAGGAGGTGCACGAAGCGGCATCCCTCGACGGCGCCGGCTACTGGCGGCGTGTCTTCCAGATGACCCTGCCGCTGTTGCGCCCGACGACCCTCCTCGTGACCGTGCTGATGAGCGTGATGTTCCTCAACATCTTCGACGAGCCGTTCCTCCTGACCGAGGGCGGGCCGCTGGGCTCGACCAAGTCGGTCGCGCAATGGGTCTACGAGCAGTTCGGGTTCGGCAACATCTCCAACGCCATGACCGGCTCGATCGTGCTGCTCCTCGGGGTGCTCATCGTGTGCGTCGTCCAACTCCGAGTGCTGAGGCCGAAGCAATGAACCGTCTCCACGTGGTGCGGGCATCGGGGCTCTACCTGGTGCTCTGCCTCGTCAGCGCCCTCATGCTGCTGCCGTTCGCCTGGGTGGTCTTCGGCGCGTTCAAGACCCAGGGCGAGTTCACCGCGAACCCGGGCGGCTGGCTTCCCGAGAGCTTTGCGAACCTGCAGAACTTCGTCGTGCTCTTCACCGAGGAGGGATTCGGCGGAATCCTCGTGAACAGCATCATCGTCTCGGCGGTGACCGTGCTCGCCAACGTGCTGTTCTGCTCGATGGCCGGCTATGCGCTCGCGAAGCTGCCGTTCCGCGGCCGTTCGCTCCTGATGGGGTGCGTGCTCGTCGCGATGACCGTGCCGTACGTCGCGCTGTTCGTGCCGCAGTTCCTCATCATCGTGCAGCTCGGGCTCGTGAACACCCTCGCCGGCATCATCGCGCCGATGCTCGTGATGCCGCTCGGCGTGTTCATCATGCGCCAGTTCGCACTCTCGATCCCCGACGAGCTCCTCGAGGCGGCACGCATCGACGGCGCGGGGGAGTTCGGGATCTTCTTCCGCATCTTCCTGCCGCTCCTCGGCCCAGCGATCGCCACCGTGTCGATCTTCACGTTCCTCGCGTCGTGGAACTTCTTCCTCTGGCCACTCGTGGTGGCGCAGACCGAAGACGTGTTCACGCTGCCCGTCGCCCTCGCGATCGCCTCGCAGCAGGCGAACACCACCGTCTACGGGTTGCTCCTCGCCGGTGCGATCGTCGTGCTGCTGCCGGTGCTCATCCTCTTCCTGTTCCTCCAGCGGTACTTCATCCAGGGCATCGCGACGGCAGGACTCAAATGACCATGGCATCGGATGCCGCAGAGAGAGGACCTCACTTGACGATCCCGCGTGCGCAGTTCGCGCTGAACCCCATCCAGTGGATCAACATCAAGGAGAACCCCGACGACCCGTCGAGCGCCGATCTCTGGCTCTTCGCCGACCCCGCGTTCCGCGCCGACTACCCGGCCGTGCTCGGCAAGGTGAAGGCGGGCGGGTTCGACAGCGTGATGATGCAGGTGCTCGACACGCAGACGCTGCAGAACTACGAGCGGATGATCCGCGAGGCGGGCCTGCGCCTGGCCCCCGGCTACTGCCACGTCGGCCTGCCCGAGGATCACGGCCACGCGTTCGCGCCGGGCAGCCCGGAGTGGGTGCGCTGGTTCGACGGGATCCGCCGCGCTGCCGAGGAGTCGAACTACTTCGGACTCGAGACGGTCTTCCTCGCGCCCGAGATGTCGTGGGATGGCGCCGCACGCACGGTCACGAGCTCGGCGGTGGGCGCGGCCTTCGACGAGGGCCGACTCGACCGGGTGGTCGACGTGCTCGCCGAAGCCGCCCGGATCCTCACCGACGAGGGTGTGCGGCCCGGACTGCACAACCACGTCGGCACGTGGGTCGAGACCGAGTACGAGATCGACTACGTGCTCGACCAGATCGACGAGGCTCTCCTCGGCGCGTCGTTCGACGTGGGCCATCTCGCCTGGGCGGGCGTCGACCCCGTCACGATGCTCGCCAAGCACCGCGATCGCCTCGTCGACGTGCACGTGAAAGACCTCGACCTCGCTGTCGCCGCCGCGAGCCGTGCGCAGCCGACCGACTATCGCTCGACCGTCGATCGTGGGCTCTTCCTCGAGCCGGGCCTCGGCGACCTCGACCTCGACGGATGCCTCGGCGCTCTGCCCGACGGCTTCGGCGGCTGGGTCATCATCGAGGTCGACCGGGCCTCGATGGATCCCGACGAGAGCGTGCACGTGAGTCGCCGCTGGGTCGAGCGGGTCTTCCCGGCCTGACCGGGCGGTCTCAGGTGGTGACGGCGGTACTCGTGACCGGCAGCTCGGTGCCGGCCGGCCCGGCATCCGCGAGCTCGGCAGCGGCAAGCCCGTCGCCGGCGATCCCGCCCTCGTGCTCACCGAAGCCCATGCGCGGGAGCTCGACGATGAATCGCGTGCCTGCGGTACTCGTCACCACCGAGACCGACCCGTCGTGCGCCTCGACGATCGACCGCACGATCGCAAGCCCGAGTCCGGTGCTGCCGTGAGCCCTCGTGCGTGACGGGTCGCCACGCACGAATCGCTCGAAGAGCACCGGCACCAGCTCGTCGGCGATGCCGTCGCCGTCGTCGGAGACGGTGAGCTGCACGCGCGGGCGATCCGACGCCGTTGCATCGCGCGTGTGCACGCCGACGGTCACGTGGGTGCCGGCGGGAGTGTGGGTGCCGGCGTTGGCGAGGAGGTTTGCGACCATGCGGTGCAACTGCTCGGCATCACCCTGCACGAGCACCGCCTCGTGCGGCACCTCCACCGCCCACTCGTGCGAACGATAGGCGGCTTGGGCATCGCTCGCCGCCGCCGTCACGACGTCGGCGAGATCGACCTCGTCGGACTGGATGTCCTGCCCCTCGTCGAGGCGCGCCAGGAGGAGCAGCTCACCGACGAGCGCACTCATGCGGCCGGCCTCCGCTTCGATCCGCGTGAGGGCGAACTCGGTCGTCGCCGGCAGCTCGGCGCTGTCCTGCCGCGTGAGCTCGGCGTAGCCCAGGATCGACGCCAACGGGGTGCGCAGTTCATGACTC
The Agromyces albus DNA segment above includes these coding regions:
- a CDS encoding sugar phosphate isomerase/epimerase family protein, which encodes MTIPRAQFALNPIQWINIKENPDDPSSADLWLFADPAFRADYPAVLGKVKAGGFDSVMMQVLDTQTLQNYERMIREAGLRLAPGYCHVGLPEDHGHAFAPGSPEWVRWFDGIRRAAEESNYFGLETVFLAPEMSWDGAARTVTSSAVGAAFDEGRLDRVVDVLAEAARILTDEGVRPGLHNHVGTWVETEYEIDYVLDQIDEALLGASFDVGHLAWAGVDPVTMLAKHRDRLVDVHVKDLDLAVAAASRAQPTDYRSTVDRGLFLEPGLGDLDLDGCLGALPDGFGGWVIIEVDRASMDPDESVHVSRRWVERVFPA
- a CDS encoding carbohydrate ABC transporter permease, which encodes MNRLHVVRASGLYLVLCLVSALMLLPFAWVVFGAFKTQGEFTANPGGWLPESFANLQNFVVLFTEEGFGGILVNSIIVSAVTVLANVLFCSMAGYALAKLPFRGRSLLMGCVLVAMTVPYVALFVPQFLIIVQLGLVNTLAGIIAPMLVMPLGVFIMRQFALSIPDELLEAARIDGAGEFGIFFRIFLPLLGPAIATVSIFTFLASWNFFLWPLVVAQTEDVFTLPVALAIASQQANTTVYGLLLAGAIVVLLPVLILFLFLQRYFIQGIATAGLK